In Sphingobacteriales bacterium, a genomic segment contains:
- a CDS encoding DUF438 domain-containing protein, translated as MSELINNSEKKKELLKHMILQLHKGEAPEMVRKRMIELMSSIPYDDVVEVEQELISEGLPIEEVLRLCDIHTQVLEGHIDQSAAKEIPEGHPADVFKKENRELEKVVAKLNEEYIMLSGLNSEDEIPAYLMKIRDLFNQLMDVEKHYLRKENLLFPFLEKHGITGPPKVMWGKHNETRELLKAAIESLSVNEKLSFEDISGMIQMVLIPASKSITDMIMKEEEILLPMCMDTLSESEWYEIHRQTMTIGYCLYVPDKEWIPEGIQENGEEIHEAGHINLPTGILAVDELIGIFSKLPVDITFVDKNDKVKFFSEGDRIFHRSKAIINRDVRMCHPPHSVHVVEQILNDFKSGKASKAPFWINMKGRFILIEYFAVRNEKGEYLGTLEVTQDLTNARKLEGEQRLLSYAN; from the coding sequence ATGAGCGAATTAATAAATAATTCTGAAAAGAAAAAGGAGCTGTTAAAGCACATGATTCTTCAGCTTCACAAAGGTGAAGCGCCCGAAATGGTGCGAAAACGCATGATTGAGCTGATGTCGTCAATACCTTATGATGATGTAGTGGAAGTGGAGCAGGAACTCATCAGTGAAGGACTACCCATAGAAGAAGTACTACGGCTGTGCGACATCCATACACAGGTGCTCGAAGGACACATCGATCAAAGTGCTGCCAAAGAGATACCGGAAGGACATCCGGCAGATGTTTTCAAAAAAGAGAACAGGGAACTTGAAAAAGTTGTCGCAAAACTAAATGAAGAGTATATCATGCTAAGCGGACTGAACTCTGAAGACGAAATACCTGCATATCTGATGAAAATCAGGGATTTGTTTAATCAGTTGATGGATGTCGAAAAACATTATCTGAGAAAAGAAAACCTGCTTTTCCCTTTTCTGGAAAAACATGGCATTACCGGCCCCCCAAAAGTCATGTGGGGCAAACACAATGAAACCCGGGAACTGCTGAAAGCAGCCATTGAGTCCCTTTCAGTAAATGAAAAACTAAGTTTTGAAGATATATCTGGTATGATTCAGATGGTTCTGATACCCGCTTCAAAATCCATCACCGACATGATCATGAAGGAAGAAGAAATCCTCCTGCCAATGTGTATGGATACCCTCAGCGAATCAGAATGGTACGAAATTCATCGACAGACCATGACCATAGGATATTGTTTGTATGTACCTGATAAAGAATGGATTCCAGAAGGAATTCAGGAAAATGGGGAAGAAATTCACGAAGCTGGTCATATTAATCTTCCTACGGGAATACTCGCTGTGGATGAACTTATCGGCATATTTTCAAAATTACCCGTTGACATTACCTTTGTTGATAAAAACGATAAAGTAAAGTTCTTTTCAGAAGGAGACCGGATTTTTCACCGAAGTAAAGCCATTATCAACCGTGATGTCAGGATGTGTCATCCTCCTCATTCTGTGCACGTTGTCGAGCAGATTTTAAATGATTTCAAAAGTGGCAAAGCCAGTAAAGCTCCATTCTGGATCAACATGAAAGGCAGATTTATTCTCATTGAGTATTTTGCTGTCAGAAATGAAAAGGGAGAATATCTCGGAACACTTGAAGTAACACAAGACCTGACAAACGCAAGGAAACTCGAAGGAGAGCAGAGATTGCTGAGCTACGCAAACTGA